A region from the Aquimarina sp. ERC-38 genome encodes:
- a CDS encoding carbohydrate-binding protein — protein sequence MKKHRLFYFIGLLMLFPIAGIAQNVEVDVNVDIKHSVNGVSDFGRERHITIHSNLYEGDWEGEMDKAKYLIDDLDAYFGRDNGNASFLFGFTPADPDRRNKHDRDSLSNMLGFWRGFFEDRLVDEDRVQFKDKIQSMIMGTNPHPTYPTLSYRHPSGSTWGRANGATWLPQDIETSAEWVVQYMDEFFSTEDNNEMPLPKYWEVINEPDFVLNTGQFMMSSWEDIFEYHNLVAKGVKEKLGSRAPKIGGMTWGLHDLFRGDGFSRFKNVDYPKNFYGDTPGDQAAINYAISQVDKPSFFIDRKQPWFQWDVIWKGFMDTAGENMDFYAVHLYDWPSYDNNGGVTRRGGHVEATLEMLEWYDVSKNGAENRKPVVISEYGGVNGSWDFRPHDTRYDWEIMKPFSAMLMQFLERPDYIELSMPFTPIKAQWGDTDTNGDGRPEYRYQYKMLRDDDGDGEWEWSDYIKWFELWSEVKGTRVDTKSTDPDIQVDAYIDGNDVYLILNNLEPIARDLNLNFFGNTPNLQSVNTKHLYLSGIRDVKLDNTTSTTAPGSVELAADGTMIIKYTYASDISINQNSIEKKFYGEAVSNNERVEIKPGDNSFSVNGVTVPSNPAQAEAMLKVTANLFNDDDNDPDSFLSITKLVFNGTEIEAPIDWRGGDQNRSRWFGTLEIPIPTNLIKQNNDIVIDFRHNGEVNVVNLLTWEFSKVPGRSDADTDPIAVTGINVPVSTLSLAPGQNAAVTANVIPSNATNKGLNWTSSNPGIATVSTGGVVTAVSAGRATITATTVDGGFTGSSVVTVGTTSVDTETTLIIEAEDFVRTGGDFDDAFAGGPGSGVNRTATNINYVNNGDWTEYEINIATAGTYAINYLISTPVRGSQIRMLVDGVVASTSNVPTNGDWDDFTAFADGTVTLAAGPHTIRIEASSNATWQWNLDKIILSTGSSVRSSGNIVNKLPEQNILLFPNPATGKVFIQGLAQDEPHMIKVYDVKGSKYLDQELSKDHILNIDSLPQGIYFLTLVNQALGNRTLKLVKK from the coding sequence ATGAAAAAACACAGACTATTTTATTTTATCGGGCTCCTGATGCTATTTCCGATAGCAGGTATAGCCCAAAATGTTGAGGTCGATGTAAACGTCGATATCAAACATTCGGTAAACGGAGTTTCGGACTTCGGGAGGGAACGACACATTACCATCCATTCCAACCTATACGAAGGTGACTGGGAAGGAGAAATGGACAAAGCGAAATACCTTATTGATGACCTGGATGCTTATTTTGGTAGGGATAACGGTAACGCATCTTTTTTGTTTGGGTTTACCCCGGCAGATCCGGACAGGCGTAACAAACACGATAGGGATAGCTTATCCAACATGTTAGGGTTTTGGCGTGGTTTTTTTGAAGACCGCCTCGTTGATGAGGACCGCGTGCAATTTAAAGATAAGATACAAAGTATGATCATGGGTACCAACCCCCACCCTACCTATCCTACTTTGTCCTATCGTCACCCCAGTGGTTCCACTTGGGGACGTGCCAATGGAGCTACCTGGCTTCCACAAGATATTGAAACTTCTGCGGAATGGGTAGTTCAATATATGGACGAATTCTTTTCAACAGAAGATAACAATGAAATGCCTTTACCAAAGTACTGGGAGGTAATCAACGAACCTGACTTTGTGTTGAACACAGGACAGTTTATGATGTCCAGTTGGGAAGATATTTTTGAATACCATAACCTGGTTGCCAAAGGGGTTAAAGAGAAGTTGGGTAGCAGGGCACCTAAGATTGGGGGTATGACCTGGGGGCTTCATGACCTGTTTAGAGGAGACGGTTTTTCCAGGTTTAAAAATGTAGATTATCCTAAAAATTTCTACGGGGATACACCCGGTGACCAGGCAGCAATCAACTATGCAATCAGTCAGGTGGACAAACCTTCTTTCTTTATTGACAGAAAGCAACCATGGTTCCAGTGGGATGTTATCTGGAAAGGTTTTATGGATACTGCCGGTGAGAATATGGACTTTTATGCAGTACACTTATATGACTGGCCTAGTTATGATAATAACGGAGGGGTGACCAGAAGGGGTGGACATGTAGAAGCTACCCTGGAAATGTTGGAATGGTATGATGTTTCTAAAAACGGAGCAGAAAATAGAAAACCCGTCGTAATTTCAGAATACGGAGGGGTAAATGGTTCCTGGGATTTCAGACCGCATGATACCCGGTATGATTGGGAGATCATGAAGCCCTTTAGTGCCATGCTAATGCAGTTCTTAGAAAGACCGGACTACATCGAACTATCAATGCCCTTTACCCCTATCAAAGCACAGTGGGGGGATACAGATACCAACGGAGACGGTAGACCTGAATACAGGTATCAGTACAAAATGCTACGGGATGATGACGGTGATGGTGAATGGGAATGGAGTGACTATATTAAATGGTTCGAACTTTGGTCAGAAGTAAAAGGTACCCGGGTAGATACAAAGTCTACCGATCCTGATATCCAAGTAGATGCTTATATTGACGGGAATGATGTTTACCTGATTTTAAACAACTTAGAACCCATAGCCAGGGACCTTAACCTTAACTTCTTTGGTAACACCCCTAACCTGCAAAGTGTAAATACCAAGCATTTATACTTATCCGGGATAAGGGACGTAAAACTAGACAATACTACAAGTACTACTGCCCCAGGTTCTGTAGAGTTAGCAGCAGATGGGACTATGATTATCAAATATACCTATGCTAGTGACATCAGCATCAACCAGAATTCTATTGAGAAAAAGTTCTATGGTGAAGCAGTTAGCAATAACGAGCGAGTAGAGATTAAACCAGGGGACAATAGTTTTTCTGTAAACGGGGTAACCGTACCTTCCAACCCGGCACAGGCTGAAGCGATGCTAAAAGTAACAGCAAACCTATTTAACGATGATGATAACGATCCGGATAGCTTTCTAAGTATCACCAAATTAGTATTCAACGGAACTGAGATAGAAGCCCCTATTGACTGGAGAGGTGGGGATCAGAACAGAAGTAGATGGTTCGGGACTTTAGAAATCCCAATTCCAACAAATCTGATTAAGCAAAACAATGACATTGTAATCGATTTCCGTCATAACGGGGAAGTAAACGTAGTGAATTTACTTACCTGGGAATTCAGTAAAGTACCGGGAAGATCAGATGCAGATACTGATCCGATTGCTGTAACTGGCATTAACGTGCCTGTAAGCACCTTATCATTAGCACCAGGTCAGAACGCTGCAGTTACGGCTAATGTGATTCCTTCTAATGCTACAAACAAGGGATTAAATTGGACTTCATCAAATCCTGGCATTGCTACCGTTAGCACAGGTGGTGTGGTTACTGCAGTAAGTGCTGGTAGAGCTACTATCACAGCTACTACCGTTGATGGTGGATTTACAGGATCTAGTGTAGTTACCGTAGGTACTACTTCTGTTGATACGGAAACTACTTTAATTATTGAAGCTGAAGATTTTGTACGTACCGGTGGAGATTTTGATGATGCTTTTGCAGGTGGACCTGGATCAGGAGTTAATAGGACAGCAACTAATATCAATTATGTGAATAATGGTGACTGGACAGAGTATGAGATAAATATTGCTACAGCCGGAACTTATGCTATTAACTATTTAATTTCTACGCCTGTTAGAGGATCTCAAATCAGAATGTTAGTAGATGGTGTAGTAGCTTCTACTTCTAATGTTCCTACAAACGGAGACTGGGATGACTTTACAGCATTTGCAGACGGTACGGTAACTTTAGCTGCTGGTCCTCATACTATTAGAATAGAGGCTTCTAGTAATGCTACCTGGCAGTGGAATTTAGATAAAATTATTTTAAGTACTGGTTCTTCTGTTAGAAGTTCTGGTAATATAGTTAATAAGTTACCAGAGCAAAATATCCTTTTATTTCCAAATCCTGCTACAGGTAAAGTATTTATTCAAGGATTAGCACAGGATGAGCCACATATGATAAAGGTATATGACGTTAAAGGTTCTAAATATTTAGATCAGGAACTTAGCAAAGATCATATCCTTAACATTGACAGCTTACCACAGGGAATATACTTCCTTACGCTTGTCAATCAAGCCTTAGGAAACAGAACTTTAAAATTAGTTAAAAAATAA